A single genomic interval of Rosistilla ulvae harbors:
- a CDS encoding peroxiredoxin-like family protein yields the protein MSLKKLLPLRLSLGLAAILSCSALATADDAAIASDATQTKPLEVGAALPDVAVKSVDGKPVSIASLHKDKPVVLVFFRGGWCPLCTRHTQTLIQAYPAIKQLGAELVGISPDDPQHSQTNVAKNSIPFPIFSDSELTATKAFGLAFQVDAPTLERYKGFGIDLEKASGYKHHALPIPAVYIVDKSGRIVFAHSDPNYRERLDTGKIVAALQQMK from the coding sequence ATGTCGCTGAAAAAATTGTTGCCCCTGCGTTTGAGTCTTGGGCTGGCCGCGATCCTGTCCTGTTCGGCATTGGCAACAGCCGATGATGCTGCGATTGCTAGCGACGCGACCCAAACGAAGCCTTTGGAAGTTGGCGCGGCGCTTCCCGATGTTGCTGTCAAATCGGTCGATGGCAAACCGGTCAGCATCGCTTCGCTGCACAAAGACAAGCCCGTTGTCCTGGTCTTCTTCCGCGGCGGTTGGTGCCCGCTCTGCACGCGGCACACGCAAACCTTGATCCAGGCCTATCCTGCGATCAAACAACTGGGAGCCGAATTGGTCGGCATCAGCCCCGATGATCCTCAGCACTCGCAGACCAACGTCGCCAAGAATTCGATTCCGTTTCCGATCTTTTCGGATTCCGAGCTGACAGCAACCAAAGCGTTTGGGCTGGCATTTCAAGTCGATGCGCCAACCCTGGAACGCTACAAAGGATTTGGAATCGACCTCGAGAAGGCCTCCGGATACAAGCACCACGCGCTCCCCATCCCCGCGGTCTATATCGTCGACAAAAGCGGCCGAATCGTGTTCGCTCACAGCGATCCCAACTACCGCGAACGGCTGGACACCGGAAAGATCGTCGCTGCATTGCAACAGATGAAATAA
- a CDS encoding EscU/YscU/HrcU family type III secretion system export apparatus switch protein — protein MADQDGEKRFSASESRRQKAREQGQVVRSQDLASAALLLAALAVIGYFGRPMVADVAEVLAKSLADSEVEAFTIESASSLLTQTGYFTLMAVGPIMVCMFICAILVNILQTGPMLLPDKLMPKFSNISPMQGIKRLLALPNFMRLGFGIFKLAVISVVAAICLYHWYEAVLAVSQFGVAAVAKVIFDATFFTCLWIGGALFVLAAFDFAFQWWKHEQDLMMTEQEMRDEMKESQGDPQVIARRRQVQRQLAMQRMQSDVPNSDVIVTNPTELAIAIKYDPQTMAAPIVSAKGAGLLAQKIRRMGLEHGIAIVERKPLAQALYKNVEVGHPVPSEQYQAVAEVLRYVYQLEGRAMPDAA, from the coding sequence ATGGCGGACCAGGACGGCGAAAAGAGGTTTTCAGCCAGTGAGAGCCGGCGACAGAAAGCCCGCGAACAGGGACAAGTCGTCCGCAGCCAAGACCTGGCTTCGGCGGCTCTGCTGTTGGCCGCGCTGGCGGTGATCGGATATTTCGGGCGACCGATGGTGGCCGATGTTGCGGAGGTGTTAGCCAAATCGCTAGCCGATTCGGAAGTCGAAGCGTTTACTATCGAAAGTGCCAGCAGCTTGCTGACCCAAACCGGCTACTTCACCTTGATGGCCGTCGGGCCGATCATGGTCTGCATGTTCATCTGCGCGATCCTCGTCAACATCTTGCAGACCGGCCCGATGTTGTTGCCCGATAAACTGATGCCCAAGTTCAGCAACATCAGCCCGATGCAAGGGATCAAGCGTCTGCTGGCCCTCCCCAACTTCATGCGTCTGGGCTTTGGCATCTTTAAGCTCGCCGTGATCTCGGTCGTCGCGGCCATCTGTCTCTATCATTGGTACGAAGCAGTGTTGGCTGTTAGTCAATTCGGCGTCGCCGCGGTTGCCAAAGTGATCTTCGACGCCACCTTTTTCACCTGCCTTTGGATCGGCGGAGCATTGTTTGTTCTGGCCGCTTTCGATTTCGCCTTTCAATGGTGGAAGCACGAGCAGGACTTGATGATGACCGAACAAGAGATGCGCGATGAGATGAAAGAGTCTCAAGGCGATCCGCAGGTCATCGCCCGCCGACGCCAGGTGCAACGCCAACTGGCGATGCAGCGGATGCAGTCGGATGTTCCCAATTCCGACGTGATCGTCACCAACCCAACCGAACTGGCGATCGCGATCAAATACGATCCGCAAACGATGGCCGCCCCGATCGTCTCTGCAAAAGGAGCCGGTCTGTTGGCGCAGAAGATCCGCCGCATGGGACTCGAACACGGGATCGCGATCGTCGAACGCAAACCGCTAGCTCAAGCGTTGTACAAAAACGTCGAAGTTGGCCACCCGGTGCCATCGGAACAATACCAAGCTGTCGCCGAAGTCCTCCGCTACGTCTATCAATTAGAAGGCCGCGCGATGCCCGACGCGGCATAG
- a CDS encoding flagellar biosynthetic protein FliR: protein MDLLTEIGQNQLLLFMLVLTRLSLMLMGMPGIGAGVPRRVKAFLVLALTAMLLPLLGDLPVPPVNSITDLTIAIGREAIVGLFIGLVVQLLITGIQLAGELISSTAGMQLGAGTDPQTKAAMPILGNMIGMMVTVILMSVGGQHMMFDALVNSFTTIPPGQVRVEIGWIQLLTYELTQGMATGVRAGAPVVTGLLLSNLITGLLSRTLPQLNILAVGLNVNAIAMMAISAIALGSCGLLFETELLAVFERLGDLLASARPD from the coding sequence ATGGATTTGCTGACAGAAATCGGCCAAAACCAACTGCTGCTGTTCATGCTCGTGTTAACGCGTCTGAGCTTGATGCTGATGGGGATGCCCGGTATCGGTGCAGGAGTGCCGCGGCGAGTGAAAGCCTTCTTGGTGTTGGCGCTGACGGCGATGCTGTTGCCGCTGTTGGGCGATCTGCCCGTTCCGCCAGTCAACAGTATCACCGACCTCACGATCGCGATCGGCCGCGAAGCGATCGTCGGTCTGTTTATCGGGTTGGTGGTTCAATTGTTGATCACCGGAATCCAATTGGCGGGCGAACTGATTAGTTCGACCGCCGGTATGCAATTGGGTGCTGGCACCGATCCGCAGACCAAAGCGGCGATGCCGATCCTGGGCAACATGATCGGGATGATGGTGACGGTGATCTTGATGTCCGTCGGTGGTCAGCACATGATGTTCGACGCTTTGGTCAACAGCTTTACCACGATCCCGCCGGGGCAGGTTCGCGTCGAGATCGGTTGGATCCAATTGCTGACGTATGAGTTGACCCAAGGGATGGCGACCGGCGTTCGCGCGGGAGCTCCGGTCGTAACCGGTCTGCTGCTGTCGAATCTGATTACGGGACTGCTCAGCCGCACGCTGCCGCAATTGAACATTCTTGCCGTCGGTTTGAATGTCAACGCGATCGCGATGATGGCGATCTCCGCGATTGCGTTGGGTTCGTGCGGTCTGTTGTTCGAGACCGAGTTGCTTGCGGTCTTCGAACGGCTTGGCGATCTGTTGGCCTCGGCCAGGCCGGACTGA
- a CDS encoding flagellar biosynthetic protein FliQ yields MDANSAADFVREALLQAVIIASPLLFMGMAAGLIIGLVQALTQIQDQTVSFVPKILAMATTMIVCMPWMIQRMVEFARELYISAGQIGP; encoded by the coding sequence ATGGACGCAAACTCCGCCGCCGATTTTGTTCGCGAAGCCTTGCTGCAAGCGGTGATCATCGCATCGCCGCTGCTGTTCATGGGGATGGCTGCCGGTTTGATCATTGGGCTGGTGCAAGCGTTGACGCAGATTCAGGATCAAACCGTTTCGTTTGTTCCCAAGATCTTGGCGATGGCGACCACGATGATCGTCTGCATGCCTTGGATGATCCAACGGATGGTCGAATTCGCGAGGGAATTGTACATCAGCGCCGGTCAGATCGGCCCATAG
- the fliP gene encoding flagellar type III secretion system pore protein FliP (The bacterial flagellar biogenesis protein FliP forms a type III secretion system (T3SS)-type pore required for flagellar assembly.), with amino-acid sequence MRRGWITTVLLGCVAATISTADLCAQEVITQTPIRLDDPMDFVRQGPEHWTSPEGLSSSLQIMLLLTVLSLAPAILLMTTCYVRIIVVFGLLKQAMGLQQLPPSQVMTSIAMFMTLFVMGPIWHQVYKDAIQPYTDPAVEMSLEDAWDIGKAPICEFMSRQIAAAGNYDDVHLFFRYVDGPPPTEMADVPIRVLLPAYMLSELKVAFLMGFKIYLPFLILDIVVASVTISMGMLMLPPGVISLPFKLLLFVLVDGWRLVVQMLLDSFGTIPG; translated from the coding sequence ATGCGACGAGGTTGGATCACCACTGTTTTGCTCGGCTGCGTTGCTGCGACGATCAGCACCGCCGACCTGTGCGCGCAGGAAGTGATCACGCAGACGCCGATTCGGTTAGACGATCCGATGGACTTTGTCCGCCAGGGCCCCGAGCATTGGACCAGTCCCGAGGGGCTCAGCAGCAGCCTGCAGATCATGCTGTTGCTGACAGTCCTCAGCCTGGCCCCGGCGATCCTGTTGATGACCACCTGCTACGTGCGGATCATCGTCGTGTTTGGATTGTTGAAGCAAGCGATGGGGTTGCAGCAATTGCCTCCCAGCCAAGTCATGACCAGCATCGCGATGTTCATGACGCTGTTTGTGATGGGACCGATTTGGCATCAGGTCTACAAAGACGCGATCCAGCCCTACACCGACCCTGCGGTCGAGATGAGCCTTGAAGATGCGTGGGATATCGGCAAGGCGCCGATCTGTGAATTCATGAGCCGCCAGATCGCGGCGGCCGGGAATTACGACGACGTCCATCTCTTCTTCCGCTACGTCGACGGACCGCCGCCAACGGAGATGGCCGATGTGCCGATCCGCGTGCTGCTGCCGGCCTACATGCTCAGCGAATTGAAGGTCGCGTTTTTGATGGGCTTCAAGATCTATCTCCCCTTCTTGATCCTCGACATCGTCGTCGCCAGCGTCACGATTTCGATGGGTATGTTGATGCTTCCGCCGGGAGTGATCTCGCTGCCCTTTAAGTTATTGCTGTTTGTTCTGGTCGACGGATGGCGTCTGGTCGTGCAAATGTTACTGGACAGTTTCGGCACGATCCCTGGTTGA
- a CDS encoding toxin-antitoxin system YwqK family antitoxin, which yields MKNRSATRFAIHSILFGSVTLGSLGNLSGDESVLVPPSAPPMLLAPANEPTSLDDFPADSVLTVDTPYIARRIEEAAEALSAGSAVHASQTEMVRERYDDGSVKVERTVTQDAKGNYVNDGAYRMYSPTGTLVAEGRFEMGARQGEWRRVYETADATLLSAYPYSEFEAPFVSKATFDADNLNGSWVISDAQGETVSEIPFRDGLRHGKAVWNHPGGQRMYEATYRDGLLEGVMAEYDAMGNELTNHTFEDGRRVEREVEYFRNQQPKTEFRYLSAQQTLKQRDDWWNAKPAVYETAGKRLKHGSFVEYHANGQKKTTGTYEEGELTGEFASWFENGQRETLGHYQTGIASGAWAWWHSNGMRRAEGSYANGAPDGQWTSWTPEGRVAKRQNYSDAKRGGVARNRYPAPRRPSSANAQPRVQR from the coding sequence ATGAAGAATCGATCGGCGACACGTTTCGCAATCCATTCGATTTTGTTTGGCAGTGTCACTCTCGGTTCCCTGGGGAACCTTTCGGGTGACGAGAGCGTTTTGGTACCACCGAGCGCACCGCCAATGTTGCTGGCGCCAGCAAACGAGCCTACTTCCTTAGATGATTTCCCAGCCGACAGCGTGCTGACGGTCGACACGCCCTATATCGCGCGTCGAATCGAAGAGGCTGCAGAGGCGTTGTCCGCTGGTTCGGCAGTCCATGCAAGCCAAACCGAGATGGTCCGCGAGCGCTATGACGATGGTTCGGTGAAGGTGGAACGAACGGTAACCCAGGACGCAAAGGGCAATTACGTCAACGACGGTGCCTATCGAATGTACAGTCCCACCGGCACATTGGTGGCGGAAGGTCGTTTTGAAATGGGTGCCCGCCAGGGGGAATGGCGGCGAGTGTATGAAACCGCCGATGCGACCTTGTTGAGCGCTTATCCGTACAGCGAGTTCGAGGCTCCGTTCGTTTCCAAGGCGACCTTTGATGCGGACAACCTCAACGGCAGTTGGGTGATCAGCGACGCCCAGGGGGAAACGGTCAGCGAGATTCCGTTTCGCGATGGGCTGCGACATGGCAAAGCGGTTTGGAATCATCCCGGTGGCCAGCGGATGTATGAAGCGACTTACCGCGACGGGCTGCTCGAAGGGGTGATGGCCGAATACGACGCCATGGGGAATGAATTGACCAACCACACGTTCGAGGATGGTCGCCGCGTCGAACGCGAAGTCGAGTACTTCCGGAATCAACAGCCCAAAACCGAGTTTCGTTATCTGTCGGCCCAACAGACGCTCAAGCAACGCGACGATTGGTGGAATGCCAAGCCGGCGGTCTATGAGACGGCGGGCAAGCGTTTAAAGCATGGCAGTTTTGTCGAGTACCACGCCAACGGTCAAAAGAAGACTACCGGAACATATGAAGAGGGCGAACTAACCGGCGAATTTGCTAGCTGGTTCGAGAATGGTCAGCGCGAGACGCTGGGGCATTATCAGACCGGAATCGCCTCGGGGGCTTGGGCTTGGTGGCATTCCAATGGAATGCGACGGGCCGAGGGGAGCTATGCCAATGGTGCTCCCGATGGCCAGTGGACCAGTTGGACTCCGGAGGGGAGAGTCGCCAAGCGACAAAACTATTCCGACGCGAAACGCGGGGGAGTTGCCAGGAATCGTTACCCTGCTCCGAGACGGCCAAGTTCCGCCAATGCACAACCTCGCGTGCAACGCTAG
- a CDS encoding FliO/MopB family protein, translating to MFRHTALLLLTLLWILPAAAQDSLPRVVSNPSYSIQPLTEPAASEPREAAVRTSIPLPPAGSSADPTAPEDKASTGPMFTVISSLAIVLGLFCGFVWLTRKTSGRQGGVLNKDLFTVLGTSQIDPRHQAALVKCGDRVLLVALTQTGVTTLTEFTEPGEVNDLMARATGKAGTTFAEAMKDAGDGHRANGFVDSQTAPRRSLFSHSAT from the coding sequence ATGTTCCGCCACACCGCCCTGTTGCTGCTGACCCTTCTCTGGATTCTCCCCGCTGCGGCCCAAGATTCGTTGCCGCGCGTGGTCTCCAATCCCAGTTATTCGATCCAACCGCTGACCGAACCGGCGGCATCGGAACCGCGTGAAGCGGCGGTGCGAACGTCGATCCCATTGCCACCAGCAGGCAGTAGCGCCGATCCGACCGCCCCCGAAGATAAAGCCTCCACCGGACCGATGTTCACCGTGATCAGCAGCCTAGCGATCGTGCTGGGGCTGTTCTGTGGATTCGTCTGGCTGACTCGGAAGACCTCGGGTCGCCAAGGGGGAGTTCTCAACAAAGATCTGTTTACCGTGCTGGGAACTTCGCAGATCGATCCTCGCCACCAAGCGGCGTTGGTGAAGTGTGGCGATCGGGTACTGTTGGTCGCATTGACGCAAACCGGCGTCACAACCCTGACCGAATTCACCGAACCGGGCGAAGTCAACGACCTCATGGCTCGCGCCACCGGCAAAGCGGGAACCACATTTGCCGAAGCGATGAAAGATGCCGGCGATGGCCACCGCGCCAACGGCTTCGTCGATTCGCAGACCGCCCCACGCCGCAGCCTGTTCAGCCACAGCGCTACCTAA
- the fliN gene encoding flagellar motor switch protein FliN, protein MSDDGSQTQNPPPSSEVDEASDARSTAGMEQLLDQAEADLAAADAVPAPSTANPHPFPLDELQSEPGTDDLVSLNILSDVDLDLRIELGRTHMRLEDVLQLRSGSVVALDRLAGDPVDVFVNDRLVARGEVLVLNESFCVRVTELVTGGNA, encoded by the coding sequence ATGTCAGATGATGGATCGCAGACACAGAACCCACCGCCGTCGAGCGAGGTGGATGAAGCCAGCGACGCCCGGTCGACCGCTGGGATGGAGCAACTGCTCGACCAGGCCGAAGCCGATCTGGCGGCTGCCGACGCAGTCCCCGCCCCTTCGACCGCCAATCCACACCCTTTTCCGCTCGACGAACTGCAAAGCGAACCGGGAACCGACGATCTCGTCTCGCTGAACATCCTCAGCGATGTCGACCTCGACCTGCGAATCGAATTGGGCCGCACCCACATGCGGCTCGAAGACGTGCTGCAACTGCGCAGCGGATCGGTCGTCGCCCTCGATCGTTTGGCGGGCGACCCAGTCGATGTGTTTGTCAACGATCGCTTGGTGGCCCGCGGCGAAGTCCTGGTTTTGAACGAGAGCTTTTGCGTTCGGGTCACCGAACTGGTGACCGGAGGCAACGCCTGA
- a CDS encoding flagellar basal body-associated FliL family protein: MADPQEIEGEEEATPAAPKSKKLVIVGFVSAVVVIETLLFFFMVPSADEVAAMAESQLIEEVQNESEVEIQKEDDEKKVIEFQLGPFGETFSPLGTERQYAVEFRLFGTLRQKNKELMTKEFEEKEGRLQHGIRMVVRNSRLEELQDNQLGLIERRILTTCNALLEEPILLSVGFKQYKVREE; encoded by the coding sequence ATGGCAGACCCCCAAGAGATCGAGGGCGAAGAGGAAGCAACTCCCGCCGCTCCCAAAAGTAAAAAGCTGGTGATCGTCGGCTTCGTGTCGGCGGTGGTTGTCATCGAAACGCTGCTGTTCTTCTTTATGGTCCCGTCGGCCGACGAAGTCGCTGCGATGGCCGAATCGCAATTGATCGAAGAGGTCCAAAACGAAAGCGAAGTCGAGATCCAAAAGGAAGACGACGAAAAGAAGGTGATCGAATTCCAGCTGGGCCCGTTTGGCGAAACCTTTTCCCCGCTGGGGACCGAACGCCAGTACGCCGTCGAATTTCGCCTGTTCGGTACCTTGCGACAGAAGAACAAGGAACTGATGACCAAGGAATTCGAAGAGAAAGAGGGCCGGTTGCAACACGGGATTCGGATGGTCGTCCGCAATTCGCGGCTGGAAGAACTGCAAGACAACCAATTGGGCTTGATCGAAAGGCGTATTTTGACGACATGTAATGCCTTGCTTGAAGAACCGATCCTGCTGTCGGTCGGCTTCAAACAGTACAAAGTTCGCGAAGAATGA
- a CDS encoding OmpA/MotB family protein, translated as MDDDGGGDDAAAIPEWVVTFGDMMSLLLTFFIMLVSLSEIKEEEKFQALVESMRQQFGHERSTESMSPGDAKPRDTAFEVLATMGRAKRLDSHNGGVKAKAPVGEEPTVRIIRPGRLTAVGTVVFFPEGEAELSDNGKAALDGIAEELKGKPQKIEIRGHTSARTAAKAVSIREPMNLAYSRSVRVYDYLVNHHGIDPRRCRIAAAADSEPMSVAADPAKQQQNPRVEVFLLDETVSDLIGTNVERQKNIIPESDSARQ; from the coding sequence ATGGATGACGACGGCGGTGGCGATGACGCAGCAGCGATCCCAGAATGGGTCGTCACGTTTGGCGATATGATGTCGTTGTTGTTAACGTTTTTCATCATGTTGGTTTCGCTCAGCGAGATCAAGGAAGAAGAGAAATTCCAAGCCTTGGTCGAATCGATGCGACAACAATTTGGTCACGAACGATCGACGGAAAGCATGTCGCCGGGGGACGCAAAACCTCGCGACACCGCGTTTGAAGTCCTCGCGACGATGGGGCGTGCCAAACGACTCGATTCACACAACGGTGGCGTCAAAGCCAAAGCGCCCGTCGGCGAAGAACCGACGGTACGGATCATTCGCCCCGGTCGACTGACAGCGGTCGGAACGGTCGTCTTCTTTCCCGAAGGGGAGGCGGAACTGAGCGACAACGGGAAAGCGGCACTCGATGGGATCGCGGAAGAACTCAAAGGCAAGCCGCAGAAGATCGAGATCCGTGGACACACGTCGGCCCGCACTGCGGCCAAGGCTGTCTCGATTCGCGAACCGATGAACCTCGCTTATTCGCGGTCGGTGCGCGTCTACGACTACCTGGTCAATCATCACGGCATCGATCCGCGACGTTGTCGAATTGCCGCGGCAGCCGACAGCGAACCGATGAGCGTCGCCGCCGACCCAGCCAAACAACAACAGAATCCGCGTGTCGAAGTCTTCCTGTTAGACGAAACGGTCTCCGACCTGATCGGAACCAACGTCGAACGCCAAAAAAACATCATCCCTGAATCCGACTCGGCGAGGCAATAA
- a CDS encoding motility protein A — protein MDIASLVGVILALGLILGSIALGSAPFSAFIDLPSFLVVIGGAVAAALICFPMKNMVGSPMVAMKVFLNKAPDLQSLIKQIVELAETARRDGLLALESKIADVDHPLVKSGLQMAVDGSTPEGVEEVLRTEVSAIAIRHKDGKAVMDQLGRFAPAYGMIGTLMGLIMMLSNMSDPSSIGAGMAVALITTLYGAIVANVFFSPFAEKLGLISRQEMVSMEIAIRGVLAIQSGESPRAIEQKLRTYLPPKQRDSE, from the coding sequence ATGGATATTGCAAGTCTTGTCGGCGTAATCCTGGCACTGGGCCTGATCTTGGGCTCGATCGCCCTCGGTTCAGCGCCGTTTAGCGCCTTCATCGACCTCCCCTCGTTCCTGGTTGTAATCGGTGGTGCGGTGGCGGCTGCTTTGATCTGTTTTCCTATGAAAAACATGGTCGGTTCGCCGATGGTGGCGATGAAGGTCTTTTTAAACAAGGCTCCCGATCTGCAGTCGTTGATCAAACAGATCGTCGAGTTGGCCGAAACGGCGCGACGCGATGGGCTGCTGGCACTGGAGAGCAAGATCGCCGACGTCGATCATCCGCTAGTCAAATCGGGTTTGCAGATGGCGGTCGACGGCAGCACTCCCGAAGGTGTCGAAGAGGTGTTGCGAACCGAGGTCAGCGCGATCGCAATCCGCCACAAAGATGGCAAAGCCGTGATGGATCAACTGGGACGTTTTGCACCGGCTTACGGAATGATCGGAACCCTGATGGGGCTGATCATGATGTTGAGCAACATGTCCGACCCGTCGAGCATTGGTGCCGGTATGGCGGTCGCGTTGATCACCACGCTTTACGGCGCGATCGTGGCCAACGTCTTCTTCTCGCCGTTTGCAGAGAAGTTGGGTCTGATCAGTCGCCAGGAAATGGTCTCGATGGAGATTGCGATCCGTGGCGTGTTGGCGATCCAATCGGGCGAAAGCCCCCGTGCGATCGAACAGAAACTGCGGACCTACCTGCCGCCAAAACAGCGCGACTCAGAATAA
- a CDS encoding flagellar FlbD family protein: MIKLTRIDGEAFILNAELIRYVENRPDTFVTLTTGERFIVRETMDEVVDRTIGYQQQKQLLPTMSPHCGA, from the coding sequence ATGATCAAGCTCACGCGGATCGATGGCGAAGCATTCATTTTGAATGCCGAACTAATTCGTTATGTCGAGAATCGCCCCGACACGTTTGTGACCCTGACCACCGGGGAACGTTTCATCGTGCGCGAAACGATGGATGAAGTCGTCGATCGAACCATTGGTTACCAACAACAAAAGCAACTGCTGCCGACAATGTCTCCCCATTGCGGCGCGTAA